gaaggagagagagggagggatctGCATCTCTTCCcaccactgttgttgttcagacgctaagtcatgtccagctctttgtgaccccatggtctgcagcactcctggcttccctgcccatcaccaactcctggaacatgcccaaattcatttccatcgagtcagtgatgccatccaaccatctcatcctctgttacccccttctcctcttgccttcaatctttcccagcatcagggtcttttccaatgagtggctactcatatcaggtggtcaagtattggagcttcagcttcagtctttccaatgaatattgagggttgatttcctgtggGACTGACTGTCTTGATCTCCCACCACCATTAGCTTTCACTATATCACTCCTTCTGCTTATTCATAACTGCATCTTACACGGGGCTCTCTGTAACTAGAACACTACTGCATGGAATCTCTATACATTCTATTATCTTCACCTGCTTTATTATCAACATCTTTTTTCACATTCCTATGAGAAGAAACAGCCATTCTTGGCACAAGGTCTCCATTTCCAATTCAATCACCTGGTTCAACCAAGTGCTACCTGGTCAGAGAGGGTGATGGCAGCTCCACCCACACCAAATTGTTTCTCGAATCTTCATTTCCACAAACTGAAATGCCCCTAAAATAGTTCTTGAAGCCTCATTCCTatgtttgttcagttttttcttGGCCTGAGATTCTCCCCCAAAAGGTCTACAAGAGAAAGATACGGCTCATGTTGCCAGCAGATTAGAAAATTCGAGTTAGTCTTCTTGTTGCCATAACCCATGGACACAAGGAGAGTGCCAGGGCTAATCCGGATAATCCTAGCCTAGAGCAATGAGTATGAATGAGGATAAAGTGTGGTTACAGAATTCCCAGTACTGGTTTGGGATGATTTTGACACAAGGCTTTGCATTTCCATTCAGAATgggataaataaaacagacatttaTGTGATTAAAACAAGATTGATATTACTACATTACCTAAAgttggcttctcaggtggctcagactgtaaagaatctgcctgccaatgcaggagacccaggttcaatccttggatcgaAAAGGTCcctcggagaagggaatggcaacccagtacagtattcttgcctggagaattccatggacagagaaacttggtgagctactgtccatagggtcacaaagagtcggacgtgactgagtgactaacactttgcaTTTCCGTATAGGACATAATGAGTAACCAATTGAAATCCCAACAATATCCATGGCAGTACCAtcataaaaaaaccaaaaccctgtATATAGGGATTTGCAAAAGTTCTGTCTGGGGCTCCATCATTAATGATGGCTACTCTTTTAACTACTTGCTGGTTTTCTCACTGTCTGCCACTGGTTAGGAGAGGAGAACAAAATATAGGTTTGGCAAAAAAAACATATAGGGGATGGTGAGCCGAAGAATAATCAAAACTCCAGGAGAGATGCAGAACTAGACACCTTCGGGGAGGTTGCAGTAGCTTTTATGTTTGCAACAGATGAGCTCTGTCCTCTTCTCAAAACTTAAGAAGTTGATGTCCTCACAGTTGGCCTTACACGACAGTTTTGAGTAATAATACATACTCCGCCCTGAGGAGGTGAAAGAAACGGAATACAACCAGGATGACTCTGTATTCTCCTACCATATTCCTAGGAATCACCTCTCTTCAGACCTTCACTGACTTTTCTCTAGACCCTAGTGAGCTAAAAGACACAGTCTATTAATTACTGACCCAgagaatggattttattttctaacttagAGGGGACATTCACCTCTCCTTCACTCAATACTGTCTTACAGAAAAGTCCATCTTTGCAGGACCATCCCATCCTTACCCATCTGACTCACCCATGTGTTCTAATGACAAAAGGAAGTGACTGCCTCTAAGTGGGGGAAAGGTGGCTACTTCTTAGTTACTCTATGCCCAACTCTACCTTTCTTGGTAAGGAAGTAAATGTTTTCAACAGCACATGTCTGTCTGTACTTCAGGGTGCAGGACCTCATGGATTCATAGCATATCCCGAGATgatattttttacatttgtaaCACATCGTTGAAGGCTctgccagacacagaaagaggtGCTTATAGGATGCGGTTTTATGGTGAAGGTTCTCCAGGCTGGGGGGCTTCCCAACAGGAACTTAACCACTGCCTAGTGCTTCCCAACTTTTCTTGGGACCCTGACTCCTTTGATAATCTTGTGAAAGCAAACTTGTACAGACATAAATCAAACACTGAATGTAATTTCAAGTGGTCAGAGTTCCCCTAAAAATTTATCTCTGGTCCCCAAGTAATGAGCCCCTTATCTAGCCTGATGATTTTGTTCAGtaatggagaaaaggaagcaaagacaGGGATTTTAGCTTCCTAACTTCACGAAATGGACTAAATTGGTAAGATCAAACTCCTAGGATTTTACAGTAAGAGTGGGTTACAGCTTTCTcaaaagagagagggggaggtTTACTCCTAAAGTGTCACCAATAACCTTTTTACCGAGGACTTTAGACTAGCCATGGTCGTACCTGTCACATGTTCCTGAAATTCACCTGTGAAAAGAGAAGATTTTTCTTATCACAGCTGCATATACATCTGCCAAAGTCCCAAGAGCCAATTCTGGAAATTTCTCCTCCCCTAGCACCTTCCTTTCTCTTAACCCACAACCAGCCCGCCCTTTGCTTCCAGGACTTACCCTTACTCATGCAGACTAGAATGACAATGCGCAGCAGAAAGAGAACAAACATCCTGGGACTTTGGTCATGTGCAGTTGCCTGTGGAAGGTACTGGCTGATCTCCATCCGTGTTCTGTCCTTGGGCTATTCTTCTAAATCATATAAGCATATAATCATAAAATTTCAGTGACGGGCAgtgtctcagtgttcccagaaAGAACCAAAGCACAAACTGCAGCCGGCTGCCCATAAAccatctattttaaaattctcctcTATAGCTAAGCCTTGTGCTCTGCTAGGAAAGACAAGTCTCTTTGCCACATTTTAACCTTTTAAGAGAGGGTTTGGATACTTTCATTCCTTTTAGCTCTTTTTGATAATCTCAGAATAATCAGATTTGTCATTGTCTCACTTCGACTGAGGCGtatgcttcagtcatatccaactctttgcggccctgtggactgtagcccaccaggctcctctgtccactggaatctccaggcaagaatactggagtgggttgccatgccctcctccaagggatcttcctgacatagggatcgaaccccgcctctcttttgtctcctgcattggcagtcgggttctttaccactagcgccacttgggaagccctagacTGAGGCACCAGGAATTAAACTCAGGATTTCAGGTATTGTCTGAATGTGAGGGAAACACTGAAGTGTCCCTGCTGTGGTGTAGGAAAGGGAAGTTTCAGGAGAAGGAGAGATGTGCCTACTTTGCCTTCAGGTGTTATCAATTAattgatgtctttttaaaaagtaaatattttctacaCACATACGAAATGCCAGTATTATCAAAAGAGAAGATACCAAGCAAATCAGGCCACTAATCTGCAGCATCACGAACGTTAGAGGCTAGTGAAGGTGAACACAAGTACATCAACCACAGTTGACTTGGAGGCCTAGATAAAGGACATTCAAATTTGACTGTGTGACCAGGGAAGGTGTCCCTGAAGAAAGGGTACTTGCAAAGGACTCTGAAAGCTAGTGATGTGCTATTAATATCTAGAATAAGTGAATAGGGTTGTGGtcgttgttgctcagtcactagtgttgtctgactctatgaccccatgaactacagcatgccaggcctcccttcactatctcccagagttttctcaaactcctgtccattgaatcagtgatgcaatatacccatctcatcctctgctgccctcttctcctcctgccctcaatctttcccaccatcagggtcttttccaatgagtcgactctttgtatcaagtggccaaagtattagagcttcagcttcagcatcagtccttccaataaatattcagggttgattgcctttaggattgactgatttgatctccttgcagtccaagggactctcaagagtcttctccaacaccacaatagGGTGGTGAATAAGGACAGGCACCCAAAGGCACAGCAAATGTCAAAGTGCAGAGATATCAAGCAACCTGCCACATGGGGATGAGAGCTGCTCATGTGGTTCTAGAGACATGGCTGAACAAAAAACTCAGAGAGATGCATCTTGCTGGAGGTGATGGCAGGTAAGTAGAGAGAGGGGCTGCAGGGGATGATGCTCGGTGCTTGCTACTGAGATTACTTAGTCCCATACACACAAAGTGGGATTTCTTGCTCACTATTACAATTCCAAGACGTCAATGAAAAGCATCATTtttcccaggactggaaaagacatCAAAGTACCCACTCTTCTGTACCGATACTAAATTCTAGAAAGGACATCTCCCTTTACCCCAGGCTCAAGTTTGGTACACATGTGGGTTCAGATTCTGGTTCCACTGCTTGCCAGTGTTGTGACTCTGGGTATGTTACCAACATTGAGAATGAATTTTCATCATAAGATTGGTGTTAGTAGTATATTCAAGTCTGCATGAAGGTCTTGGAAACTATCAAACATGAATCCCTTGTACAGGGCTTAAAACTTCAGGAGCAGCCTGGGTCCTTTTGCTAGGGTAGGTGTCAGAAACTTCAGTCAAAAGGAGCCACGtatgggaaagggcacctggccAGGAAAGGTGGTGATGGAGAGGCTGTAGCTGTGGTTTTGGCATTCAAGGGTCAAGAGCCTGGCTGGGAAGATGATAATTGGGAGCATCATGTCATATGTTGTTTCATCAAGGCTTCCCTTGGGCTTTGGGTGTTGGAAAAGATGGAAAGACTGACAGCTTCTTCTGGAATGAGCTTTGAAGACACCATCAGTTTCAGAACAAACTGTTTAATTTGCTTTGGGTGGGTTAGCAGCTGGGAACTAATTGAGTTCTGATTCACTGAAGACTGCATGAGACCTGAGTCTGTTCTCACAGCTCGAGCTTGAGATCACCCATGTGCTGAAGACACCCAGTTTTATAGCTCTACCTCTGACCTCTATTTTGAGTTCCAGATTCACATCCACAAATATCCATTCTACTTTAGATGGCCCACAGATACCACAGTACATTGTTTCCAAGAGAAAATTTGATGGGTGAGGAATGAGAAGTAAGATCAGAGAACCTAGTGCGTGGGCAGCATTGCAAAATTCTACAGTCCTAACTGGAAATAGGGAAGAGGTTCAAAACTCAGTGGGGCTTTCAGAAAATATCTGCCAGAGGGCACCTTGAAGGCAGTAGCATGGAAACTGGGCAAACCCTCTGTGGTTTAACCtagaatttcttcttcctttgctttGATTCTAGAGTCACTCTCTTTAAAGatagagaagaggaaacaggtGGCACATAAAGGCTCAGAAGCTTGCCTTCTTGATAAGCCTTTGGAAAGTCCTGAAAAATGCTATCCCAGTTTCTAACATCTTCTTCTGAAAGATGGAAGACAGAAAACTGGATTCATAGACTTCACAAAGTTGATTTCGATTCTAGAATCAATTATTTTCAGGAACAGACTCTCATGTTAAAGGCTTATGGCTCTTCTTAGGCAGATGGACTCAACACTGTGCTCACATAAAAGGAACATCATAAATTTCATGGCACTTGAGCTAAGGCTTGATTTCACCCAATCGTTATCTGTCATCTAAAAATGTCCTACTTGAGAAATATTGAAGAACATACTGTTCCTACAGCTAAAGAACATGTCATTAAATGAGTCCACGATAGAAGATTCCTATTATCTCTAGCCAAAGTACCGTAAGTTCACTGATGGGTCAGTGAAATGTCAGAGACTGACAGTGCCTGAACCAGTCATAGTTTTCCAGTAGTTTACCCATGGTGAACCTTacctgagttaatttttgtagagACAGATCCCTAAAGCATGTGGGCCAAACTGGCCAGATACACAATATAAATTCACAAAAGATCAAGCCATGTGATAATCCTAGGGACGATTTCACAGCCCTACAAAGTAAATATCTCCTGGCCTTGGAAAACAGATTTCTGGTAAAATGAAAGAGTTCTGGGCTGAGAATCAGAAGTTCTAATTGGAAGACCCAGCTTAGTCATGGATGATCCCTTCTTTttacctctttctctcttcttttgctcACCCATAAGGCGTGGAGCTAGGTGAGCTTTTTTTGATCTTATTTGTTGCCCTGCTGTCATACATGAAACTGTGCTTGGCCTATAAAAGTACTCAATGAATACTAGTTGAATGTATGAACAAACCTCCAAGAGGCATTCAATCAAAATGGTTAAAGGTATGGCTTCTGAAACTAGAAGATCTTGCTCTGAATACTGGCACTATAAGTCACTAGAAATGTGATCTTGGGAAAGATACTGGACCTCACCAGGCCTtagcttcctcctctgtgaaattaGGATAAGAATAATAACCACGTTAATAATAATTACTAagatgaattatatatatatacaaaaaaaaaaaacaacaaagttaaCTTCATGTAAATGCCAACATTTTTTAACTACCATCCTCTGTGATGGGTGGAGAAAGCAAGAAACTGCGGCACCCAGAGATGACTGTGTGGGACTGGTTCCCCTCAGGCATGAATAATCCCTGCCCTGTGATGAAGAGCAAGGTTTCCTCTTGTAGCCTACAGGCCTGTGCGTGCCACCCCTggcttcttttcttcctgttcGAGGTACGTCTCTGTCAAGATGGACAGATCCTTCTTGCTGCTTTTATTCCTCCTCTGCTGCAGTGTGGGTGAGTCAAGAGACTTAAGGAGCAGGCTCCAGAGCCAGGATCGAGGGGGCTCCCTGGGACACTCTGTTCGTGTAGGTGGTGTCCAGGCTGGGCTGAGTCTTGACTAGATTTATATGGGAGGGGAAGCCAGCCTTTAGAGTGCTCCCTGGGCCTCCGCGTCAACTTGTCTGACCTTTGTAACATTCTACCGTTCCCTACCAAGGGCTCAAGCCTCTATGGCTGCCCCTTCGTAGGGCTCCCCTACCACTTCATCCCTACCATTCCCCATAATCAAAACTCTGAGCAAGGTCTCCTTCAGTACACCCTTCCCATATATAAATCTGTGCCCTGATTGCTGAGGGAGCTGGTCAGTCTATAGTGAATAATTTCATAGTTGGTTTTAGAGACATCAAGGGTTTTGATACCCTTACCAGTGATTTTTATGCTCAAACAAGTGATTGTAGGAAAGAAAATACTGGATGCACGGGGATCAGACAcgataaaaaataattcagtcaCTGTCTTAAATTCTCTGGTTgctcatctgagaaatggggaaACACCTAGTTACAAggcttttgtgagaattaaatcagATAACAAAGAAAGAGAACATGGCCCAAACAAGATGCTCAAGAAATGATACTTTCTCATTTAGGTGTATTAAggagcattttttaaagttaaactttattttgatCAGTTCCCCCCACAGTACCACATAAAGTGGCACTGACTATGGTATATAATTCAGGAGGCTTTCACATAGATTCAGTTTGAAGTTCAAAACAGACTATATCACCTAACCATATCTATGTGATGAATGTCAGAAATCCCATCAGAGTAATGGGTCAAACACTTTAAAGCACTCAGCTTCATTATCCCACTCTATCTACACTGCTGCCAAGTAAGCCAGGTTAGCAttaacagaatcatctttaaGCCAGAAAATGCATGCCATAGAGGCTAAATCTTTGTTCAAAGTTATCAggttaaaggggcttccctggtggcaaagatggtaaagaatctgccttcagttcaatccctgggttgggaagatcccccggaaaagggaatggctaccccctccagttttcttgcctggagaatttcatggacagacgaacctggagagctatagtccatggggtcacaaaagagtcagacacttcaaTTTCACCAGGTTAAAAGGGCTAAATTGGGGGTCAGAATCCTTTTACTCTCACAATGACATTTTTCCAGATGCGGAGCTGGTGAGGGCTCAAACTGCTTGCTACCTCAACCCAACCACCCCCTGCACTGTACCCCCAGCCCACTCCCAGGTCTAGATAGGTCTAGTTTCTTCTAAGTCTCTGCCTCCCCTGGCCTTACACCAGCTCTGTGCTCTCCTGCAGTGACACCACTGAGATGCATAACCTGCCACCTTCGTACACAGACAGATCGCTGTAGAAGAGGCTTTGGCATCTGTGTTGCTCAGAATCATGAGACATGCATGATCTTAAAGATCTTCCAGCGTAAGTTAGAGGGTCCAGGGAGGTGCTGTGAGATTCCTGGAAAATTCTTAGGAGAGTACGCCAGCAAATTTCTATCTCAGGCTAAGGTCAATTCAAGAGAGGAACCAAAGTGCCACATACCCATGGGCACGGGCCCCTGTGCATGCAGATTGAAGAGGACTTGGGGAAACGAGCCAGGAGGAAGAAACATCAGTACAGAGGGTTGAGGTTTTCCAGGGAACTTAGACCAATAACTCCTGCAGGGGACCCGTGATGTCTTCATCTCCCTGCCTGAGTCCCCTTGGGAAGTACAAGATGGGAAGCCAACCCCAAACCTACCCCTGATGCCCTATTAAATCTTTACGGACAGGACTAGTGCCGTGTGTGAGTTGTCTTTAAAGAACTTAGATCACTGGCTGATTTTTCTCTGATCCCTTCTTATTATAGGTGGCACCCTCCAGTTATCGTATTTGGTGTGTCAGAGATTCTGCAGAGATCTGACATACAAGTTCCAGGATCGAACTTACGTTCACAAATGCTGCAACTACAATTACTGTAACTTCAGAACGCTAAAATACTTCTACTCCTGAGTTCTCCCTGTAAAACATTACCAGTACGTCTCTGCCTTCACAGTTGGCCTACCCTGGCTTTTCTGCCCTGTCTGTTCTGGAGGGACCCCACTCCTCTCTGTAATTCAGTGTTATCCTTGCTGTTGCCTCAAGCTTGGTTTCTACCTCAGTCAGAGGATTACTATTCTGAACAACAGATTTCTCCCATTACAAGGACTGGCATTTCTGTACTTCAAGAAGCTTACCCTCAGACGCacagtagaaaattttaaaataagaccaTTCTAGATCCTGGTGGATTATCTTAGCTAGTGGAGGTGGACTAGAAATTCTTCAGCTGAAAATTCACAAAAGTTTTtgtctgaaattcacatttatcATGATTATAGTTAAGCAGAAATAGCAAAAAAGCAAATGCTGGACACTTGAGATTTTCCTATGTGGACAAAAATTATTGTCCCCAGTGGACAGTGTCCACCTCACACTCAGCATGATTTTCTTGGCATTTACGAAGTGTCTCTATATACAATGCTAGTAGTGAACAGTAAATCAAGGACTTCTTGCCTCTGCGGCATTCACAGCTCACATACAGCCACTTCTAGGCCTGGCAAGATGTGTGTTCAAGATACATTACAACTCTCATTTCTTCCGCTTCCTCTTCCGGTTTTTCTCAACTCCTTTCCTCTTTTGCCACCCACTTCCACTCTGATTCACCATTGCTATACAAATTCTCCTTCCTCTGAATACCCAAGTCACTTTatgggtactttttttttctcttcctcacaaaaaaagaatcatttctgTTTGTCTAATTTGCCCTAGAATgttataaatcacagcaagaacACATGCCTTATCTTACTCATCTCTAACTGCCTTTAGCTGGCCAATTAAACTTCATTGGGTTTAAAAGAGCTGCCAGTAAAGCTGATGGAATTTTTCTTGTCCATTTGTTTATCATGGCTTTTtgattttttacttattttgttgaGTGTACTGAGAATGGTAACCACTACTCCCTACGAGACATGAATGTTCACTCCAGTGCCAACATACCATGTGTCTTCCtcaaagaaattatgaaaaggacatttcTGATTATGGGACCCTCCagtattcaaatatattaattgATAACAAATTTTTTTTGATGGGATTCTTCCAAAACTCATTACTTACTtcaatattcaaaattaaaactattattaTATCAAAGCCTTACGAAATAGGCCTGGAAGTTTAGAAAGGGTAATCTGGCCCAACACTTGAAAATATCTGAAGGCAGACATTTTCCTAGTTTTAATGATGTCAGGAATAATTATATAAGTTTTGTTGCTCTCAGATTTATCTATGAAATATAAAGTTTCCCTTCGATTGTGCATCTAACAGCTTTAGCCCCTACTGATTCTTATTAGCGAGATCCGTCATTCATTATGAGATGCGTAAGAATCttctttttgtaatatttatttttaactgattgctgattgctttacaatattagtttgacttctgccacacatcaacatgaattaaccataggtatacatatgtcccctccctcttgaatctccctcccacttctGGCAATTATcttcttaattgaagtataattcatgtacaataaaatgcacatattttaAGTATAGAGTGTGATGTGATTTGATAAGCAGATAAACCTATATAACCACCATCCCAATTAAaacatagaacattttcatcattcctATCAGTTTCTGTAAGTAACAATCTACTCCCAAAAGTATTATTCTAACTTCCATCACCATAGAACTAATTTTATCTGTTCTTGAACTTATTATACAGAAAATACTGTCTTGAGTCTAGTTTCGATCACCCACCATAGTATTTTTAAGACTCATGTGTTTTCACTTATACcaaagctttgttctttttctcccatTGTGTACATACGCTGGGctcccctggttgctcagacagtaaagaatccacctgcaatgtgggagacccgggtttgatccctgggttgggatgatctggaagagggcatggcaactcactccagtattcttgcctggagaacatccatggacagaggagcctggcaggctatcatcTAAggagtctcaaagagctggacacaactgagtgactaagcacagcgtaacacatacatacactacaATTCATTAAATCAATTCTCttattgatggacatgagttgttTTCAGCTTTGGGCTATTGTAAGTAAATCTGCTGAGAACATTCTCATATGAGCcgcttttacatttttatcatgTAAGAATTTTGACAGTCACACACACTCATCTCTCTTGGGTGggtaattaaaagtaaaatgtatgaGGCACAGGGTAGGCATATCCATAACTTAAAAAGAAACCACCAAACAGTTTACCAAAGGGGTGATACTAATATAGAGCCCTACCAGTACTGTGTGAGAATTCCACTTACTCCAGGTAAGGAAATGATTCATTCATGTTTCCTGCCAATAGTTTCTAGGATTAAATTAACATTTTGACTACCCATTTGGAATTTATCCTTGTAAGAAATTGATCCAAGTGACTATATTTCCATGTGACTAGCCAATTAACccaacaatatttatttaaaagttggTATTTTTCCTCAACTAATTTGATATGCCTCTTTCCATTAGCACTTAACACTCTGGGTTCTCAGCTAAATTTTTCTACACATTACCTCTACCTCACAGTAtacacaaaaagcaaattcaaactTTTTGGATTGTAAGtctaaagtgaaaagtaaaacaataaaacttccagaagaaagCATAGCATGTATTAATAACTTTGAAATATGCTAAAGGTTACTTAAACATCACCTAAACAGCAAAACCATTTTTAAGAATTGGTAAGTTAGATTTCATTAAAATGCACAATGTTGGTTCATCAAAATGTATcattaagagagtgaaaagagAAGTTAAAGACTTGGATAAGATATTTGCAATACTGATATCCTATATAGAATTTGTGTAAAGAACACAAAAAATCTTATAGCCTTcctagattaaaaaagaaaaaataagctaaGGGAATTCATCACGACTAGATCTGACTTGCAAGAAATACAGAAAGGAGTTAGTTAATAcaaggtgaaataaaaatatgctaatTAA
The nucleotide sequence above comes from Cervus canadensis isolate Bull #8, Minnesota chromosome 29, ASM1932006v1, whole genome shotgun sequence. Encoded proteins:
- the PATE3 gene encoding prostate and testis expressed protein 3 produces the protein MAVTPLRCITCHLRTQTDRCRRGFGICVAQNHETCMILKIFQRGTLQLSYLVCQRFCRDLTYKFQDRTYVHKCCNYNYCNFRTLKYFYS
- the PATE2 gene encoding prostate and testis expressed protein 2, giving the protein MEISQYLPQATAHDQSPRMFVLFLLRIVILVCMSKGEFQEHVTEPSTMCYKCKKYHLGICYESMRSCTLKYRQTCAVENIYFLTKKGRSMYYYSKLSCKANCEDINFLSFEKRTELICCKHKSYCNLPEGV